CGGAGAAACTTTCTTTAGACAGCAAGGAAGCTCAAGAGTTTTGGCCTGTTTATAATGAGTATGAAGAAAAGAGACACGCATTAATGCGTAAAGAACATAGCCAAATAAAAGATAAGCTTGATAATAGTGATGATTTATCTGAAAAAGATGCTGAAAAATTATTAAAACTTAAAGTCTCTATCGAAGAGGAGGAGGAAGAATTAGATAAGGCATTTCTTTTACATGTTAGTAAAGTTACATCTGCAAAAAAAGCATTGTTATTATTAAAAGCTGAAGAAGATTTTAAACGCGATTTAATTAAACAATACCGCCATAATAAAGGAGGTCGTTAATTACTTGAAAGTTAGTTTAGAAATTCGATTCTTACCCGCAGCATAAGCAACGGAATCATTCTGAAAGCGTAGAGTATAAAAAGATTCTTTTGACAGTTCTTTCCAACTCGCGCCCATATCAGATGAATATGATATTCCTGTAAAACCTACCGCGACAAGTCCTTTGCCGTTTGACGCAGGAACGAATTGAACACAGCTTTTGTAACCAGGCGCTTTACCATCTGCAATTAGATTCCACGTTTTTCCACCATCTTTGGTTATTGCCTTATTTGCTTTTGAACTATCAGGATTCGTGTAGTCTCCACCAATAGCAAATCCTAAATTTTCATCATAAAAATCAATTGAATAAATACCCTCAGTAGGTTCTGTATTTTGTATCGGGGTCTGATAGGCTTTCCATGTTTTTCCCTTATCCGAAGAAAATAAAATACGGCCCGCTGTAGTTGCTATCCAGATGCTATTACCTATTGTTTTAATGTTGGTATTACTTGCGGCAAAAGCGCCTTCACCCTCAATTCCCTCTGGTAATTGGGAACATGGTAGTTTAGACCACGATTTTC
The genomic region above belongs to Maribacter hydrothermalis and contains:
- a CDS encoding WD40/YVTN/BNR-like repeat-containing protein, whose translation is MRYTFLLFVLLLSCTESVSTAPFNSVKIEAIYTDSLSIRAIELMGNSLAFAANKGTFGTVDLASGKVRANVEKYHTSVPAFRAVAHTSTDFFMLSIESPALLYKTGDKGRMELVYKEEGEGVFYDAMTFLNDKDGIAIGDSVDGCLSIIITSDGGKSWSKLPCSQLPEGIEGEGAFAASNTNIKTIGNSIWIATTAGRILFSSDKGKTWKAYQTPIQNTEPTEGIYSIDFYDENLGFAIGGDYTNPDSSKANKAITKDGGKTWNLIADGKAPGYKSCVQFVPASNGKGLVAVGFTGISYSSDMGASWKELSKESFYTLRFQNDSVAYAAGKNRISKLTFK